Genomic DNA from bacterium:
GGAACCCCAAAGTTTCTTCATTGAAGACCTTCTTCGCCTTACTTTTCTCCAACCGGTCTCAACAGCACCGTGAACTCCATCGGCTTGGGAGTGATCAGATACTGGGGCTGAGGAGCCGGCCCACAGCTCTGGCTGCCCAGTCCGGCCTGAAGATGATCCACATGCACCACGGTTTGAGCGATGCGCGTGAGTTCGTGCGTATGTCGACTGGTGCAAAGATCGGACACCGTGTAGTGGAGCGCACTGACGTTCAGCAGCTGATCCCCTGTAATGTATAAGCCGGCTTTTTGGCTATTGGTAAGCGCTAGCCAGCGGACGTCGGCCTTGTTTCCGTTTTCCTGGGGACGCACATAAGGCACATATTGCCCATCAACCGTTCCGGTATAAATACCCACATGCGCGCGTTCCTTGCGGTCGGCGTAGCTCTCGTGGGGGCCGCGCCCGTACCAGGCCACTTGCTCGAATCCGGCCGGCATCATGAACTCCAGCCCGAAGCGGGGAAGCGGGGGGAGGTCCTTGGCGATTGGGCTGATGCGGACGGTCAGGGTTACCTCGCCCGATCCCTCGATGGTGGTGGTCTGGTGAAGACGGAACCGGGGTGAGAGTTGATAACTCGCCAGAACGCTCTGAACCACTATCTCCACGGCCGTTCCCTTGACCACGCGGGTCTTGAGGCTTTCAATACGTGGAACCAGGCGGTTATAGCCGGCCTTTCGCCATTCATAGGAAATGCGATTGTCATTATCGGTGGGGGCACGCCATAACTGGACCTTGGGCCCGGCGGCGATCAGTGGCTGATTTTTCCAGCGCCAATCGCGGATGGAGCCGTCAAACGGGTCGAGCTCGATGTTAAACGCCTCGCCTTGCACGACGAGTCCGGTAGAAGATTCCACCAGTTTAACCGACGAGGTCGGGCGCGCCGCGGTGGCGAGCCACTCTTTTTTCCGGGACGGGAGCTCAAGCTGATTTACAGATAATTCGTAGCCGGCGGGCGCCCAGGGGGTGGCCGTCTTCAATGTAAAGGTGAAGGTGACATGCACCTCGCCTCCGGCGGCGATGGCCGATGGCTTGACCGGCAGGATCACGAGGGTGCTTTTTCCGGCGGGAACGTCAAGCGGGTCGAGCGAACCGCGTTGGGCGATGACCCCGTTGCGGGACAGCGTCCAGACGACATCCAGATACGACAGATTGAGGAAGGCATTGCGGTTGGTGAGCGTGAACCGGCCTGCGCTGACATCCACCGCCTCCACCTGTACCGGTGCCAGGATGTGCTTGAGTTCGATCAGGGCGGTGTGCGGAGTCCGGTCGGGCGCAATCAAGCCATCAATGCAGAAGTTACCGTCATTGGGGATGTCCCCGAAATCTCCGCCGTAGGCAAACCATTCAATGCCTTCCGGGGTTTTCATCCGCATGCCATGATCCATCCACTCCCAGACACAGCCGCCAATCAAACGGCGGTACTTGCGGATGGTCTCCCAATATTCCTTGAGACTGCCGGGCCCCTGGCCCATGGCATGGGCATATTCGCAGAGGATGAAGGGCTTGGGCTCCTTCTTCTGGCCCTCTTTGATGAGATTGGGGATGTTCGTATACATCTGGCTGAACACATCCGTACAGACCGCCTTATCGTCCCGCTCATAGTGGATGGGGCGTGAGGGGTCGCGCTGGCGGATCCAGTCTGCCATGGCCACATGATTGGGTCCGAACCCGGCCTCATTGCCCAGTGACCACATGATCACGCAGGCATGGTTTTTGTCGCGTTCGACCAGTCTCATGGCCCGGTCAACGAAGGCGGCTTTCCAGGCGGGCACGCGGGGCGGGATATCCGGGGCATCGTAGCCAAACCCGTGGGTTTCCAGATCCGCCTCATCAATCACGTACAGACCATATTCATCACAGAGTTCGAGCCATTGGGGATCATTGGGATAATGAGAGGTTCGTACCGTATTGATGTTGTGGCGTTTCATCAGGAAAATATCCTGAAGCATGTTCTCGCGGGTCACCACATGGCCGGTGTCCGGATTGGTGTCGTGCCGGTTGACCCCCTGGATTTTGATGGAGACGCCATTGACCCAAAGCTGTTGCGCCCTGATTTCAACCTGACGGAACCCGACGCGCAGGCGCTGGGTTTCCAGAACGGCCCCGTTGCCATCCCGTAGTGTCAATAATAGGGTGTAGAGGGCGGGTGTTTCCGCCGTCCATTTCCGGGGCGAGGACACAGGGGCGCGGAATTTCAGGTTCGTGCTGGCTTTTGATTTAACGATGAGTGTGTCGCTCGCAGGCTGATCAACCAGGGTCTGTCCCTCATCGTCCGTCAAGATGACGTCAACACGGTGTTTGCCGGTGGCCGCGGCCGTCAAATTGCGAAGCGTGATGTCCAGTTCCAGCGTCGCATGGCGGTACTGCTTGTCGAGGGACGTGTGCACGAAGACGTCATGGATGTGGACGTCGGGGACGGATAGCAGGTAGACGTCACGGAAGATACCGGAGAGACGCCAGCAATCCTGGTCCTCCAGATAGCTGCCATCGCACCACTTCAATACCTTGACGGCCAGGGTATTTGGGCCGGCCTTCAGGTACGGCGTGATATTGAATTCGGCCGGCATATGGCTGCCTTTGCTGAAGCCGACGGGCTGTCCGTTGACCCAGGCATAAAATGCCGAATCCACGCCCTGAAAGACAATGAAGGTCTGCCGCTCCTGCCATTGGGCGGGGACGGTGAATTCCCGCCGATAGCAGCCGGTGGGGTTTTCATTGGGAACAAAGGGGGGATCAATGGGGTAGGGGTAGTTTACATTGGTGTACACCCGTTTGTCGTAACCGTGCATCTGCCAGTTGGCCGGGACCGGAATGGATTTCCAGGCCGAGGCATCAAACCCCGGCTGTTCGAACCCGGCGGGGGTCAATTCCGGCCGCGGGGAATAGTCAAATTGCCAATCCCCATTGAGCAGGGAAAAGAACGGGGACTGAAGGCGATCGCCTGAGCCGGCGTTGCCCTCATTCGCAAAGGGGATCAAAGTGGCGCGGGCGGCTTCGCGGTTGCGATGAAGCAGTTGAAGATTTTCCCAGTCCCGGACAGAGGCGTGTGATGATTTGGTCATGATGTTTTCCTAAATAGTTCCGTTGACCCTATCTCATCAATGGCTTGAAGTCCATATTTTCAGTATCCCGTAAAGAGGGACTTCACCACTAATTGAAGAAATAGGGAAAATCCAGAGAATTCAAAAAAAGAGAATGTGGCGGGATTTTTAATTCCGGAGTACCTGAATGAAAAATCCCGCCACGGTTCTTTGGAGAATTTTTCAAAGAAAGAGGAGCGAGAATTGACGACTCCTCCCGCTCAACGAATTCCTTCAGGAAACCGTGGCGTTTATTTTCTCCACATGTACTCATGTGGAAAAATTAACGCCACATTTTCAGTTCATCGTCCGGATCTGGATTTCTTCCATTTCTTAAATTAGTGGTGAAGTCTTCCTCTTTTCAATAAGGTGGTATGTATGCATGCAAAACTGATGTCAACAGGGCTCGTGATGTTGTTGGGGGCGATCAATGGGGTGTGTGTCGC
This window encodes:
- a CDS encoding glycoside hydrolase family 2 TIM barrel-domain containing protein; the protein is MTKSSHASVRDWENLQLLHRNREAARATLIPFANEGNAGSGDRLQSPFFSLLNGDWQFDYSPRPELTPAGFEQPGFDASAWKSIPVPANWQMHGYDKRVYTNVNYPYPIDPPFVPNENPTGCYRREFTVPAQWQERQTFIVFQGVDSAFYAWVNGQPVGFSKGSHMPAEFNITPYLKAGPNTLAVKVLKWCDGSYLEDQDCWRLSGIFRDVYLLSVPDVHIHDVFVHTSLDKQYRHATLELDITLRNLTAAATGKHRVDVILTDDEGQTLVDQPASDTLIVKSKASTNLKFRAPVSSPRKWTAETPALYTLLLTLRDGNGAVLETQRLRVGFRQVEIRAQQLWVNGVSIKIQGVNRHDTNPDTGHVVTRENMLQDIFLMKRHNINTVRTSHYPNDPQWLELCDEYGLYVIDEADLETHGFGYDAPDIPPRVPAWKAAFVDRAMRLVERDKNHACVIMWSLGNEAGFGPNHVAMADWIRQRDPSRPIHYERDDKAVCTDVFSQMYTNIPNLIKEGQKKEPKPFILCEYAHAMGQGPGSLKEYWETIRKYRRLIGGCVWEWMDHGMRMKTPEGIEWFAYGGDFGDIPNDGNFCIDGLIAPDRTPHTALIELKHILAPVQVEAVDVSAGRFTLTNRNAFLNLSYLDVVWTLSRNGVIAQRGSLDPLDVPAGKSTLVILPVKPSAIAAGGEVHVTFTFTLKTATPWAPAGYELSVNQLELPSRKKEWLATAARPTSSVKLVESSTGLVVQGEAFNIELDPFDGSIRDWRWKNQPLIAAGPKVQLWRAPTDNDNRISYEWRKAGYNRLVPRIESLKTRVVKGTAVEIVVQSVLASYQLSPRFRLHQTTTIEGSGEVTLTVRISPIAKDLPPLPRFGLEFMMPAGFEQVAWYGRGPHESYADRKERAHVGIYTGTVDGQYVPYVRPQENGNKADVRWLALTNSQKAGLYITGDQLLNVSALHYTVSDLCTSRHTHELTRIAQTVVHVDHLQAGLGSQSCGPAPQPQYLITPKPMEFTVLLRPVGEK